The sequence GCGACGTCGACGGCGAGGATCTGCTCCGGGGCGGTCAGCAGGGTTCGTGGCGCGGTGGCGTCGGGCGTCAGCGCCAGCACCCGTACGCTGCGCACGTTGGGGTAGGCGGTGCGCTGGTCCAGCTCCAGCGGCTGGTCGAACCGGTCCGGGCTGAGAGGTTCGGGCTGGTAGGCGATCACCAGCGCGGACCCGTCCGGGCCCCAGCCGAGCAGTCGGATGGCGGTCACGCCGGTGACACCGGGCAGGGGCAACGGTGCGGTGTCCCGGCCGGTGGCGGGGTCGACCCGGCGCAGGCTCCAGTCTGTGGTGCCGGCCTTCCGGCTGATCAGCGTCAACGCCCCGTCCGTCGTCCATGCCCCCTTGCCGGCCAGCCAGCTCTCGGCGGGCGGCTCGAAGGTGGACACCGTGCGGCCGTCCAGGTCGGCGACCGTCACGGTCCGACCGATCTGGTAGGCGACCCGCTCACCCCCGGGGGCGAAGGCGACGGGTGAGCCGAAGATCGGCTGTTGGGCAGCGTCGGCCAGCTGGGTCCAGCGTTCGCCGTCGAGGGTGACGATGCTCAGCACCCGCCGGTAGCTGCTGCGCATCGGGTCGGTCGGCACGCTGTCGTCGACCACCAGTTGCCTGCCGTCCGGGGACCAGGCCAACGGGGTCGTCCCCACGCTGTCGGCGACCTTGCTGCGCAGTTGTCGGGTACGGCCGGTGACGAGGTCGATGATGTCGACGCGGCGGTCCTCGGAGAGGCCGGCGGGCCGGGCCACGTAGCGGCCGTCCGGGGACAGGATCACCTGCTCGCCGACGGGTGCCTCGTACCCCATCGAGAAGATCCGGTAGCGGTCGGAGTCGGCGCCGACCACGCCGACGATGCCGTCCTCGTCCCAGCCCTGAAGCCGTGGCGCCTGACCGCTGAAGATGACCGACGCCGGCCCGAGCCGGGGTCGGTCGGTGGCGTGCAGCGCCCCGAGCGGTGGCAGCGCGATCCGGTCGGGCAGCGCCGCGTCCGCGCCGGCCGCCGGATCCGCGGCCGGTGTACGCGTCAGCGGGAGCACAGCCCCGGTCAGCGCGACGAGCACGAGCACCACCACGGCGGCGAGGACGGTCCGGCGGCGGGAGCGGCGGGCGGTGGCGAGCGCTCGTTCGTAGACCGGGTAGGCGGGGACGTCGGCCGCGGCGGCGTGCAGCGTCTCGCGGAGTCGGGCGGTCACTGCTGGCTCCTCTCCACAGTCGGGTCGACCAGGTCGAGGGCGGTCGCGCGCAGCCGGCGGATGGCGTCGTGGCCGTGCCGTTTGACGGTGCCGACCGAGCAGCCGAGCACCGCGGCGGCCTGGGCCTCGGTCAGGTCCTCGTAGAAGCGCAGCACGATCACGGCGCGCTGACGAGGGGTGAGCCCGCGCAGCGCGTTCACGAGACTCAGCCGCAGCGCTGTCGCCTCGGAGTGGTCGTCGCCGGGCCGCTCGGTGGGCTGTGCCTCCAGGCGCTCGGTCAGCCGGCGACGCCGCCACCAGGAGACCTGCTGGTGGTACATCACCCGCCGCACGTACGCCTCGGGGTCGCCGTCGCGAATCCGCCGCCAGTGCCGGTACGTCCGGGCCAGGGCGCTCTGCAACAGATCCTCGGCGAGCTGGTGGTCGCCGGTGAGCAGGTAGGCCGTCCGGGACAGCGCCGGCGTGCGGTGCACCACGAACTCGTGGAACGTCTCGGTCATCCCCACCCCCTCGCCAGGTAGAACGCCACCCGTTCCGGAAATGGTTGAGGCCGGGCCACCGGTTCTGATAGTTCCTGCTGGGCCTCGGCACCGGCTAATGTCCGGTTTGGAGGTGGTCCGTGTTCACCGAAGCCTTTCCGATCGTGACGACACCCGACCTGCCACGACTGATCGCGTTCTACCGGGACGTGGTCGGCTTCGAGCTGACCTACCGGTTCCCGGACGAGGGTGCCCCGGAGTTCGTCGCGCTGCGACTGGGCAGCAGCGAACTCGGCCTGGCCGCCAACCCGGAGGCTGGCGAGCCGGCCGACTCGCACCGCTGGGAGTTGTGCGTCTACGCCGACGACTGCGACGCGGCCGTGGGCGCGTTGCGCACGGGTGGGGCGACGGTCACCGAGGAGCCGGTCGACCAGCCCTGGGGTGAGCGTTCCGCCCGGGTCACCGACCCCGACGGCAACCGGTTGCTGGTGCTGTCCCGGCTCTAGACGACCGAGCGTGGTCATCGTCTCCAGAACAGGAGATGGGTGACTCCGCTGGGGCTGGGCACCGACTCGAGGTGGAAGCGGTCGAGCAGTTCGTCGGGGCTCTCCCACAAACGTTCACCCCGTTCGAGGTCGACGGGCGCGACGGCGAAGTGCATCGTGTCGACCAGATCGGCCTCGATGAATTCGCGGACGGTCGCCACCCCACCACCGAGGCGTACGTCCCGACCGGCGGCTGCCTGCTTCGCCTGAGCCAGTGCCTCGGCCGGGCTGGCGTCGAGGAAGTGGAACGTGGTGTCGGACAGGGCGAACGACGGGCGTTCGTGGTGGGTGAGCACGAAGACCGGGGTGTGGAACGGCGGGTTGTCTCCCCACCATCCCTGCCAGTCATGGTTCTCCCAGGGGCCACGCTGGGGGCCGAACTTGTTGCGACCCATGATCTCCGCGCCGATGTTGCACTCGGCGTCGCGGGTCAGGTAGTCGTCCAGGCCACGGGTGCCGCCCGGCTCGGTGCGGTACACGAAGCTGGCCGTGGCGGCGCGCCAGGAGAAGAACGGGGTGGGGTCGGCGTGGCCGAAGGGCCGTTCGAGGCTCTGCCCCTCCCCGGTGCCGAACCCGTCCCGCGACACGTTGAAGCACTGGACCCGCAGTAGTTGCGGCATGGCGTCTCCTCTCAGGTTTACGGGGCGGATTCAGTTCGCGGTGACCGTCGGGCCGCCGCCGCGGCCCCGGTCGTCGAGCACGAGCGGGGCGCGACCGCGTACCGCGTACCGGATGTGGGTCACCTGGGGGGTGGCAAGGACGCGGGTCGGCGTCAGCTCGATCCCCTCCCGGTCACCCAGGTCGAGGTCCGCGTCGAAGAGCCGCAGGCCGGTGCCGAGCACCACCGGTACGACGTGCAGCTCCAACTCGTCGAGCAGGCCGGCCTTGAGTACCTGCCGCACCAGGCTGCCGCCCCCGGCCACGGCGACATCCTTGCCACCGGCCACGGCGCGCGCCTGCTCCACGGCGCTGGCCACGCCATCGGTGACGTAGGTGAAGCTGGTGCCCCCTCCCTTCACCAGCCGCTGGCGGGGGCGGTGGGTGACGACGAAGACCGGTGCGCGAAACGGCGGCTCCTCACCCCAGGGGATCTCACCCCCGTCGGCCATCCGGCGTCCCATCACGTACGCGCCGGCCGCCCCGAACGACTCGGCGATCACCTCGGAGTTGGTGTCCTGCTCCCCGCCGGCAAAGCCCTGCCGTTCGCGCCAGGCCGCCGCGTCTGTAGCCCACCGGGTGACCCGGAAGAACTTGGCGCTCTCTTCCGAATCCATCCAGTTGCCGTTCCCGTCGAACTGTGGGCCGGCGTAGAAGCCGTCCATCGACACCGACAGCTGTGCGGTCACCTTCGTCATCGCGTCTGGTCCTTTCCTCGGGCGACACCCCGCCTGGGTGCCGCTCCCCGAGGGGTCGGAGCCGAACGCGATGTCCCTACCGGGAAGGAGTGTGACGTGTGTCACCGTAGGACGCGTTCAGGAGCCACTGCCCGGCGTGTTCCGGGTCGCGGGACCAGCGCAGCCGGGGCTTCTCCTCCGGGCGGGGCCTCCAGTCCCGGTAGGGCGCGAGGGACACCCGCCAGGCGACCACCGTGAACACGTAGATGCCCGGGCCGACCAGCCAGAGCAGAGCGTCGCGCCGCCGATAGGAGGCGTACGGCGCGAGCCACGCGGTAGCCGCCATCGGCACCGCGACCGCGCTGAGGTCGGCCAGCGGCCCGCGGCCGAACCGGGCCTCGATCAGCTCGCGGAGGACAAGGGACGGGACGATCACCCCGACCAGCAACGCCACCGTGCGGATCATGCGCACCCGGCGATCCGGGGATACGCGGGCGGCAGCTGCTTCGGCGGGCATCCCCGGAGGGTACGGGCTGGCCGCAGCGGTAGATCTACGACTTCCGGTCGGCGATCGCCGCCTCGATCCGTAGACCGAGACCGGTCAGAATGAGGAACGCGGCCAGGATGTGCGGCTCGAGCCCGTCGTAGCCGGACATCATGCTGAGCAGTGTCGTCATGAAGCCGGCCACCAGCGACACGGTGCCAAACGCTCGTATGGTGCCGACTCGCTGCGCCGGTAGGTCCACAGCCGGACGATAGCGAGAACCTGACCCCGCTGGTGTCCCCGACTAGGGTGGCGATCATGCGGATTGGCATCGTGATCCTGCCGGACCAGCGGTGGGCGGAGTCGCAGCGTCGCTGGCGGCAGGTCGACGAGTGGGGCTTCGACCACGCCTGGACGTACGACCACCTGGGTTGGCGGGACCTGGTCGACGGCCCGTGGTTCGACTCGATGGCCACGCTGACGGCCGCCGCCACGGTGACTTCGCGGATTCGGCTGGGCACCCTCGTGGCGTCGCCGAACTTCCGGCATCCGGCCGCGTTCGCCCGGCAGATCACCACTGTGGACGACGTCTCCGCCGGTCGGCTGCTGCTCGGCCTGGGCGCGGGCGGCATCGGCTTCGACTCGGCGGTGCTGGGCGGTGAGACGCTGCCACCGCGTCAGCGGGTCGACCGGTTCGCCGAGTTCACCGAGTTGTTGGATCTGATCCTGCGGGAGGACGGCACCACCTGGCGTGGCGACTGGTTCGCCGCTGTGGACGCCCGCAACAACCCGGGCTGCGTGCAGCAGCCTCGGGTGCCGTTCGTGGTTGCCGCCAACGGGCCGCGGTCGATGCGGTTGGTGGCCCGCTTCGGGCAGGGGTGGGTGACCACCGGCACCGGTGACGACAACGACCTGGCGGGTTGGTGGGCCAGCGTGTCGGCGCTGTCCGCGCGGATGGACCGGACCCTGGACGAGGCCGGCCGCGATCCGGCCAGCCTGGACCGTTATCTCTCGCTGGACGCGGCGCCGGTCTTCTCACTCAGCAGCGCACAGTTCTTCGCCGATCAGGTCGGCCGGGCCGCCGAGCTGGGCTTCACCGACGTGGTGACGCACTGGCCGCGGGCCAGCAGTTGGTACGCCGGTGACGAGGCCATCCTGGTGGACGTGGCGACGCGGTTGCTGCCGGAGCTACGCGGCTGAGCCGACACGCCCGCTCAGGTGCCGAGGTCGCCGCTGGCCACACCGCCCTCGCCGCCGGAGACCAGCCGGAAGCGGAGGCAGACGATCGGGGTGTCGCCGTCTACCGGCGTGCCGAGCCGCGCCCAGTAGGCCGAGTGCCCGGCCCGCCACTCCTCGATCGAGCGGTCACCCTCGCCCTCGGCGTGGGCGAAGTCCCAGGGCACGTCGGCGAAGCGGACCACCTCGACTCCGGTGATCTCCACGACGCCGGCGAGGGCGTTGTCGTCGTCGACCAGGGCCAGGCGTTCGCCGACGTGCTCCAGCTCCTCGCCTTCTTCCGCGTACTCGGCGAGCCGGCCGGCCGTCGCTGTCTTCACACCGGCCAGCACCAGGGTGTTGAGGGTTGCCCGCAACTCGCCGGGGGTGCCGAGGGCGAGGGCGCGCAGTTCACCGATCCGAGGCCACATCCTGCCGAGGCTAGGCCAGCACCGCCCGGGCCGCCGCCGCAATACCCGTCGCCGCGCTCAGATCAGCTGGCCGGCGTAGCCGGGTGCGGTGAGGAGCCGGTCGTCACCACTGACCGCGTACGCGTCGAGGATCGCGTCGGCCAGCTTGACCACGTGCTCGTCGCCGTGTCGGGCCGCGCGGGCGAAGACCTCCGCCGGCGTCGCGGGGGTCACTGTCGGTGGCGCGATGCCGTCGGCTGGGGCGTACACGGAGGTCATGGCCGCCGTCGCGGCCCAGGCCGCGGCGAGGCTCGGCGCCCACAGATCCCGGTCCAGTGCCGGCAGGGTACGCAGGACGGCGGTCGGCGCGGTGACCGCGTGTACCAGCATGACCGGTGCGGCGTGTCCGAAGCGCAGGTAGTCCAGGCCGGCCCGGTGCACCAGCGTGGTGAGCCCGCGCTCCGCCTCGGCCGGGCTCCGCACGGGCCGCAGCGTCGCGAGGGCCTGCTCCCATCGGGGTACGCCCGGCAGCTGGTTTAGCCGATCCCGGACGCCTCCGGTCTGGTCGTCGATCCGGGGCAGCCCGGCCAGCGCGGCCGCCACGTCGAGGTCGTCGGTGTCCGACCGGTCCGTCTCGCCGGCGAGCAGCTGGTCGGTACCGGGGATCGGCTGCCAGCGGGCCGCCCAGTAGCCGAGGGCCTGGCCCAGCTCGGTGAGCCGCTGCCGGTTCTCGTCGTCCGGTTCGAGTGCGCGGACGGCGTGCCCGACCCGGATCACACCGTGCGTGGCGCCGGCGGCGATGCCCGGCAGCAGCCGGGGCCACCAGGTGCCGAGGACAGCACGCCACGGGTGTTCGCGCAGTTGTCTGTCGAAGTAGGCCAGCCAGTCACCGGCGCGCTTCGGATCGCCCAGCGCCGCCCGCCAGTCGTCGATCGGGTGCAGCCCTCGGGGCAGCTCGTCGAGGCGGCCGAGGTAGTCGTCGAGCCAGCGGTGCACCCGGTGTGGGTGCCCGTGTCGGACCAACGCCTCGACGGCCATCGGCCCGTGGTTGGAGAGCCAGCCCTGATATTCGGGGCCGGTGCGGTGCAGCCGCTCGTACGCCTCGTCGAGAACTCCGTCACTCATCGGCCGATCGTCGGTGTTGAACCTTGCTTCAGGTCAAGTCGGCAGATCCGCGGCGTCGATCAGGCCGGTGATCCGGAGGTCGGCGGCGACGTCGGGCGGGCAGTCCACGGCCACCACGGCGGTGCCCAGCACCTCGGCACCGCGTACGGCGCAGATGTCGTAGAGGGCGCGTAGCTGCGCGCCGGTACGCACCCAGTCGTCCACCACCAGCACCCGGTCGTCGGGGCCGAGGTGCCGGTCCCGTACGGCGAGGTCGACCCGCCGGCCCCGGTAGTCCGGTGGGGTCTGCGCCCAGGTGAGCGGCCCGGCCGGCAGGCGCCCGTCACCGTGTTTGTGGGCGGCCACGAAACCGACCCCGAGGGCGGTGGCGGCCAACGGCCCGAGTAGCAGCCCGGTGACGGCCGGGGCCAGCACCACAGTCGGTCGGGCGGCCCGGTACGGTGCCACCAGGGCCGGTCCCAGCTCGGCCAGCACCGCCGGGTCCCGCCACCAACCGGAGATGTCGCTGACCAGGTGACTGGTGTCCGGGCCGGGGTCGATCCACTGGAACAGGGTGGCCAGGCGTTCGGTCAGGTCGGCGGGCATCCGCCCATCCTGCGGCACGCGCGGTGGGAGTGGCGGCACCCCGGGCCACCCGGCCCACCCCGGCTCGGATGATCGGCTACACGTACCTGTGCAAATACGGGCATACCACCATGATCACGTTGACTTCGGAAGTACTTCTCTCGTTACGGTCCGACCCGGTTTGTTCAGACGACGAAAGGACCGGGCCGGTGGCAGGCAAGCACTCCCGTACCCGCATCTTCTCCTCCCCGGCGGGCATCGTGGCCACCGCGGCGGTCGGCGTCGCCCTCGCCGTCGGGGGCACTGTCGGTGCCGTGCAGCTGGTCTCCGGCTCCGACCAGACGGGGCAGACGGCCCTCGACCTCACCCCGACCACCGCGAGCAGCCTCGCCCCCAGCTCCCCAGCCGTCTCCCCGAGCGTCAGCGCCTCGCCGAGCGTGACCACCAGCCCGTCGGCGACCCGGTCGCCGCAGGCCGCCTCCCGGGGCAAGGAGCGCACCTCGTCGCCGAAGCCGAAGCCGACCGCCAGGAAGACCACGGCCGCGGCGAAGGTGCTGGAGAGCGGCTCGTGCGGCGCCTCGTTCTACTCCGACGGGCAGCTCACCGCCAACGGCGAGTCGTTCAATCCGGATGCGCTGACCGCCGCGCACAAGACCCTGCCGTTCAACACCAAGGTCCGGGTGACCAACCCGGCCAACGGCAAGTCGGTGACGGTGCGGATCAA comes from Micromonospora vinacea and encodes:
- a CDS encoding WD40 repeat domain-containing protein, producing the protein MTARLRETLHAAAADVPAYPVYERALATARRSRRRTVLAAVVVLVLVALTGAVLPLTRTPAADPAAGADAALPDRIALPPLGALHATDRPRLGPASVIFSGQAPRLQGWDEDGIVGVVGADSDRYRIFSMGYEAPVGEQVILSPDGRYVARPAGLSEDRRVDIIDLVTGRTRQLRSKVADSVGTTPLAWSPDGRQLVVDDSVPTDPMRSSYRRVLSIVTLDGERWTQLADAAQQPIFGSPVAFAPGGERVAYQIGRTVTVADLDGRTVSTFEPPAESWLAGKGAWTTDGALTLISRKAGTTDWSLRRVDPATGRDTAPLPLPGVTGVTAIRLLGWGPDGSALVIAYQPEPLSPDRFDQPLELDQRTAYPNVRSVRVLALTPDATAPRTLLTAPEQILAVDVADNVISSGRTRDANPPGGVGGRFWAWGVLITLVIAGIAVYRCRNGLALWLDDRRVKRAR
- a CDS encoding SigE family RNA polymerase sigma factor, with protein sequence MTETFHEFVVHRTPALSRTAYLLTGDHQLAEDLLQSALARTYRHWRRIRDGDPEAYVRRVMYHQQVSWWRRRRLTERLEAQPTERPGDDHSEATALRLSLVNALRGLTPRQRAVIVLRFYEDLTEAQAAAVLGCSVGTVKRHGHDAIRRLRATALDLVDPTVERSQQ
- a CDS encoding VOC family protein, yielding MTTPDLPRLIAFYRDVVGFELTYRFPDEGAPEFVALRLGSSELGLAANPEAGEPADSHRWELCVYADDCDAAVGALRTGGATVTEEPVDQPWGERSARVTDPDGNRLLVLSRL
- a CDS encoding dihydrofolate reductase family protein; the protein is MPQLLRVQCFNVSRDGFGTGEGQSLERPFGHADPTPFFSWRAATASFVYRTEPGGTRGLDDYLTRDAECNIGAEIMGRNKFGPQRGPWENHDWQGWWGDNPPFHTPVFVLTHHERPSFALSDTTFHFLDASPAEALAQAKQAAAGRDVRLGGGVATVREFIEADLVDTMHFAVAPVDLERGERLWESPDELLDRFHLESVPSPSGVTHLLFWRR
- a CDS encoding dihydrofolate reductase family protein — protein: MTKVTAQLSVSMDGFYAGPQFDGNGNWMDSEESAKFFRVTRWATDAAAWRERQGFAGGEQDTNSEVIAESFGAAGAYVMGRRMADGGEIPWGEEPPFRAPVFVVTHRPRQRLVKGGGTSFTYVTDGVASAVEQARAVAGGKDVAVAGGGSLVRQVLKAGLLDELELHVVPVVLGTGLRLFDADLDLGDREGIELTPTRVLATPQVTHIRYAVRGRAPLVLDDRGRGGGPTVTAN
- a CDS encoding LLM class flavin-dependent oxidoreductase — encoded protein: MRIGIVILPDQRWAESQRRWRQVDEWGFDHAWTYDHLGWRDLVDGPWFDSMATLTAAATVTSRIRLGTLVASPNFRHPAAFARQITTVDDVSAGRLLLGLGAGGIGFDSAVLGGETLPPRQRVDRFAEFTELLDLILREDGTTWRGDWFAAVDARNNPGCVQQPRVPFVVAANGPRSMRLVARFGQGWVTTGTGDDNDLAGWWASVSALSARMDRTLDEAGRDPASLDRYLSLDAAPVFSLSSAQFFADQVGRAAELGFTDVVTHWPRASSWYAGDEAILVDVATRLLPELRG
- a CDS encoding ASCH domain-containing protein, translated to MWPRIGELRALALGTPGELRATLNTLVLAGVKTATAGRLAEYAEEGEELEHVGERLALVDDDNALAGVVEITGVEVVRFADVPWDFAHAEGEGDRSIEEWRAGHSAYWARLGTPVDGDTPIVCLRFRLVSGGEGGVASGDLGT
- a CDS encoding questin oxidase family protein, which gives rise to MSDGVLDEAYERLHRTGPEYQGWLSNHGPMAVEALVRHGHPHRVHRWLDDYLGRLDELPRGLHPIDDWRAALGDPKRAGDWLAYFDRQLREHPWRAVLGTWWPRLLPGIAAGATHGVIRVGHAVRALEPDDENRQRLTELGQALGYWAARWQPIPGTDQLLAGETDRSDTDDLDVAAALAGLPRIDDQTGGVRDRLNQLPGVPRWEQALATLRPVRSPAEAERGLTTLVHRAGLDYLRFGHAAPVMLVHAVTAPTAVLRTLPALDRDLWAPSLAAAWAATAAMTSVYAPADGIAPPTVTPATPAEVFARAARHGDEHVVKLADAILDAYAVSGDDRLLTAPGYAGQLI
- a CDS encoding phosphoribosyltransferase family protein → MPADLTERLATLFQWIDPGPDTSHLVSDISGWWRDPAVLAELGPALVAPYRAARPTVVLAPAVTGLLLGPLAATALGVGFVAAHKHGDGRLPAGPLTWAQTPPDYRGRRVDLAVRDRHLGPDDRVLVVDDWVRTGAQLRALYDICAVRGAEVLGTAVVAVDCPPDVAADLRITGLIDAADLPT
- a CDS encoding septal ring lytic transglycosylase RlpA family protein — protein: MAGKHSRTRIFSSPAGIVATAAVGVALAVGGTVGAVQLVSGSDQTGQTALDLTPTTASSLAPSSPAVSPSVSASPSVTTSPSATRSPQAASRGKERTSSPKPKPTARKTTAAAKVLESGSCGASFYSDGQLTANGESFNPDALTAAHKTLPFNTKVRVTNPANGKSVTVRINDRGPFIDGRCLDLSRAAFATIASVDVGALTVRYEVLG